The following proteins are encoded in a genomic region of Primulina huaijiensis isolate GDHJ02 chromosome 3, ASM1229523v2, whole genome shotgun sequence:
- the LOC140973887 gene encoding uncharacterized protein: MAISTQLLFLALLLLFSAAENFANPEESFDVRRHLSTVTRYLVAKDISENSFVPSNSLDHCKPIHLNLVARHGARAPTKKKLKDLVAFSTRLEVLLGKVKEDKSSAQKIPPWLWRWNSPWAGKHRGGELISEGENELYQLGIRTREKFPELFHEDYDPDLYPIKATQVPRASASAVSFGMGLFSGQGNLGPGRHRAFAVTSESRASDIMLRFHDCCQNYKSIRKGQEPYVEKLKEPVLNEIAQELVRRWGLNFTSRDVLSMWFLCKQEASLLNTTDQACAIFSPSEVGLLEWADDLELFVLKGYGNSLNYRMGVPLLRDVIQSMEQAVKANEEGLVPGSCEIARLRFAHAETLLPFSCLLGLFLDGSEFEKIQREQPLQLPPKPPHKRIWRGSTVAPFAGNNMLVLYNCPANNSSKYFVRVLHNEHPIRLPGCDNSDICPFEVFKERIAAPHLKHDYYSLCNVESPEKLVPTCKFSQILRWFFPGNARQPKKDEL, translated from the exons ATGGCCATTTCTACGCAGCTTCTATTCCTTGCACTTCTGCTATTATTTTCTGCAGCTGAAAATTTTGCAAATCCCGAAGAGAGTTTCGATGTTCGTAGACATTTATCCACTGTAACCAG GTATCTCGTAGCAAAGGATATTTCTGAGAATTCATTTGTGCCTTCAAATTCTCTCGATCATTGTAAACCTATTCACTTAAATCTGGTG GCAAGGCACGGAGCTCGGGCTCCcacaaagaaaaaattaaaagatttagtGGCCTTTTCAACTCGCCTGGAAGTACTATTAGGAAAAGTTAAAGAGGACAAATCATCTGCACAGAAGATTCCTCCGTGGTTATGGCGATGGAATTCTCCTTGGGCAGGAAAGCACAGAGGTGGAGAGTTGATTAGTGAAGGAGAAAATGAACTATATCAGCTCGGGATTAGAACCAGAGAGAAATTTCCGGAACTATTTCATGAGGATTACGACCCTGATTTATATCCAATTAAAGCAACTCAG gTTCCTCGAGCCTCGGCTAGTGCTGTATCATTTGGAATGGGCCTTTTTAGTGGACAAGGAAATCTGGGACCAGGACGCCATCGAGCTTTTGCAGTGACCAGTGAAAGCCGTGCAAGTGATATAATGTTGAGATTCCATGATTGTTGTCAGAACTACAAG TCTATCAGGAAGGGTCAGGAACCATATGTTGAGAAACTCAAGGAACCTGTACTAAATGAAATAGCTCAAGAATTAGTCAGACGTTGGGGTTTGAATTTCACATCACGGGATGTGTTGTCTATGTGGTTTCTGTGCAAACAA GAAGCATCTTTATTAAACACAACTGATCAAGCTTGTGCTATTTTCAGTCCATCTGAG GTTGGGTTGTTGGAGTGGGCAGATGATCTGGAGCTGTTTGTACTGAAAGGTTATGGCAATTCCTTAAATTACCGAATGGGAGTGCCTTTACTTCGAGATGTCATTCAGTCGATGgagcaagctgtaaaggctaaCGAAG AAGGACTTGTTCCTGGAAGCTGTGAAATTGCCAGACTACGGTTTGCTCATGCAGAAACTCTGCTTCCATTTTCCTGTTTGCTTGGACTTTTTCTTGATGGCTCTG AGTTTGAAAAAATACAAAGAGAACAACCTTTGCAACTCCCACCAAAACCTCCCCACAAGAGAATCTGGCGTGGCAGCACAGTTGCCCCTTTTGCTGGAAATAACATGCTAGTTTTATACAACTGCCCAGCCAACAACTCAAGCAAATACTTCGTGAGAGTACTGCACAATGAACACCCCATTCGATTGCCG GGTTGTGATAATTCTGACATCTGCCCATTCGAGGTCTTCAAG GAGAGAATAGCTGCACCTCATCTAAAGCACGACTACTACTCTCTTTGCAATGTGGAGTCGCCAGAGAAATTAGTTCCAACTTGCAAATTTTCACAAATACTGAGGTGGTTTTTCCCAGGTAATGCAAGGCAGCCCAAAAAAGATGAACTCTAA
- the LOC140973888 gene encoding probable methyltransferase PMT23, protein MAVQISVQKLLKERKYPFIFVFFILLISVTFLLISNSQSPIAIASDLNQSSPVPPGSDPLHDNVISSNNASAIANSSNNSDNTSSVSDNDSGESEDGAAVEDDDQMVGMQWELCKGSVSVDYIPCLDNWNVIKKLPSRRHMEHRERHCPDLPPRCLVPLPEGYQVPVPWPKSRDMVWYNNVPHPKLVEYKKDQHWVEKSGDYFIFPGGGTQFKDGVDQYIESIQKTLPVIEWGKKTRVILDVGCGVASFGGTLLERNVLAMSFAPKDEHEAQIQFALERGIPATLSVIGTQKLTFADNTYDLIHCARCRVHWDADGGKPLMELNRILRPGGYFIWSATPVYRDDERYQNVWKSMVALTESICWSVVAKTFFDSSQIGLVIYQKPVSSSCYENRKDNSPPMCEQSSRLNSSWYSPLDSCLVPLPNNSQKWPSNWPERLSDIPPSLSSEPDAEETFKADTRHWSALVSEVYLEGLSINWSSVRNVMDMNAHYGGFASALINLPLWVMNIVPIHEPDTLSVIFDRGLIGLYHDWCESLSTYPRTYDLLHSSFLFGNLTKRCDLIETAAEIDRVLRPGGYLLVQDTMEMINKLTPILKSLNWSVNVHQEQFLVGKKDFWRPG, encoded by the exons ATGGCAGTGCAAATATCGGTGCAGAAGCTATTGAAGGAAAGAAAATACCCattcatattcgtatttttCATTCTTCTCATATCAGTCACTTTTCTCCTCATCTCCAACTCCCAGTCCCCAATCGCCATCGCCAGTGATCTCAATCAATCCAGCCCAGTTCCCCCAGGTTCGGACCCTTTACACGACAACGTGATTTCTTCGAACAATGCCTCCGCAATTGCCAACAGCAGCAATAATAGTGATAATACTAGCTCCGTTTCAGATAATGATTCTGGTGAAAGTGAGGATGGCGCTGCTGTTGAAGATGATGATCAGATGGTGGGcatgcagtgggagttgtgTAAGGGATCTGTGTCGGTGGATTATATTCCGTGCTTGGATAATTGGAATGTCATTAAGAAGTTACCGTCCCGTCGCCATATGGAGCATAGGGAGAGGCATTGCCCCGATCTGCCTCCCAGGTGTTTGGTTCCTTTGCCGGAAGGTTACCAAGTTCCGGTTCCCTGGCCGAAGAGCAGGGATATG GTATGGTACAACAATGTTCCTCATCCCAAGCTTGTTGAATACAAGAAGGACCAGCATTGGGTGGAGAAATCAGGtgactattttatttttcctggTGGTGGCACACAATTCAAGGATGGAGTTGATCAGTATATTGAGTCTATTCAAAAG ACTTTACCAGTGATTGAATGGGGAAAGAAAACAAGGGTAATTTTGGATGTTGGCTGTGGTGTTGCTAGCTTTGGTGGTACTCTTctggaaagaaatgttctggcTATGTCTTTTGCTCCAAAGGATGAGCATGAGGCTCAAATACAGTTTGCTCTTGAACGGGGAATTCCTGCTACTCTCTCTGTTATTGGAACACAAAAATTAACATTCGCTGATAATACTTATGATTTGATTCATTGTGCACGTTGCCGGGTTCATTGGGATGCCGATG GTGGAAAACCATTGATGGAGCTGAACAGAATTCTAAGGCCTGGaggatattttatttggtcaGCTACACCAGTCTATAGAGACGATGAAAGATACCAGAATGTCTGGAAAT CAATGGTAGCTCTGACTGAATCAATTTGCTGGTCGGTAGTGGCAAAAACTTTCTTTGATTCTTCTCAGATTGGGCTAGTTATTTATCAAAAGCCGGTCTCATCTTCCTGCTATGAAAATCGCAAAGATAACAGTCCACCTATGTGTGAGCAGAGCAGCAGGCTTAACAGTTCATG GTACTCGCCTCTCGATAGTTGCCTTGTGCCTCTTCCAAATAACTCACAAAAGTGGCCATCAAACTGGCCAGAAAGACTTAGTGATATACCTCCAAGTCTATCTTCTGAGCCTGATGCTGAAGAAACATTTAAAGCTGATACCAGACACTGGTCTGCGCTTGTCTCAGAAGTTTATCTCGAAGGTCTTTCTATAAATTGGTCGAGTGTGAGGAACGTGATGGATATGAATGCACATTACGGAGG GTTTGCTTCTGCCCTCATAAATTTGCCATTATGGGTGATGAATATCGTCCCCATTCATGAACCAGACACTTTATCTGTCATTTTCGATAGAGGGCTGATCGGTCTTTACCACGACTGGTGTGAATCTTTGAGCACCTACCCACGAACATATGATCTACTGCATTCCAGCTTCCTCTTTGGAAATCTGACCAAAAG ATGTGATTTGATAGAAACGGCCGCAGAGATAGATCGTGTATTAAGACCAGGCGGATACCTACTGGTTCAAGACACCATGGAAATGATTAACAAGCTTACCCCAATTCTGAAATCCCTCAACTGGTCTGTAAATGTACACCAAGAACAGTTTCTTGTCGGAAAGAAAGACTTTTGGCGACCCGGATAG